The following coding sequences are from one Apteryx mantelli isolate bAptMan1 chromosome 36, bAptMan1.hap1, whole genome shotgun sequence window:
- the C3 gene encoding complement C3 — MVGPPGLAKSRECQDVGSSCSGQVQGTSERWVLLERPSPGNVGMAGPPGLAKSRERRNGGSSWTGQVQGTSEQWVLLRQSSPGNVGMAGPPAAVKSRECWDGGSSWTGQVQGTLERWVLLQRSSPGNVGMAGPPGAAKSRECRDGGSSWSGQVQGMSGRWVLLQRSSPGNVGIVGPPGPAKSRECRDGVSSWTGRVQGTLSMVTPAVLRLDAEELVVLEAPGLTTATEATVVVQDFPLKRQVLYQVRVGLSPADGMLGSAAIKLSAKALPRESGKQYISVQARFPQTTLEKVLLVSPQSGHIFVQTDKPIYTPGSTVLCRFFALGHHMEPIPKTIIVEVKTAEGIIVKQMPVSSPMKTGIFSLNHNLPEVVSLGTWTVLAKFEDSPEQVFSTQFEVKEYVLPSFEVILEPEEKFLYIDRQEDFRVSITARYLYGKRLHGTAFVLFGVMVDDERKSIPQSLRRVQVTDGDGEAVLPMAVLRQRFANPQELVGHSLYISVTVLTESGSDMVEAQRTGIHIVTSPYQIHFTRTPKYFKPGMPFELMVYVTNPDKSPAARIPVKAEGFQGLVSTQRDGTAKLILNMPANMATVPITVRTAQPGLPEGRQASRAMQAEAYRSQGDSGNFLHLAVTATELQPGDNLPVNFHLKSNNPSVRNGVTYFTYIILSKGHIVRVGRQRREAGQSLVTMSLPVTTSLIPSFRIVAYYHVVPGEIVADSVWVDVKDTCMGTLVVKGATEADNRVHEPGTPMRLRIEGDHKAQVGLVAVDKGVFVLNSKHKLTQSKVWDTVEQSDIGCTPGSGKDNVGVFADAGLSLVTNIKIDTPQRAEVQCPKRARRKRNSLQLIEYKGNKAAEYEDGQLRKCCEDGMQENPMGHSCEKRATYILEGSACVKAFLDCCNYIKTIREQKQRNLHLQLARSEVDDQFLADEDITSRSLFPESWLWQVEPLTEAPNELGISAKTLPIYLKDSITTWEVLAVSLSPTKGLCVADPYEITVMKEFFIDLRLPYSVVRNEQVEVRAILYNYWERDIKVRVELMHNPAICSASSSKTRYQQIFVLKAQSSRVVPFILVPLHLGLHDVEVKAAVWGSFVADGVKKKLKVVAEGMKLEKTVKIVELDPKSRGINGVQEEKVSAANLSDIVPNTESETKVSIQGNPVAIIVEKAIDGANLKHLIVTPAGCGEQNMIGMTPTVIATHYLDSTAQWETVSIDRRAEAIALIKKGYTQQLAFRKADNSYAAFNNRPSSTWLTAYVAKVFAMAIKLVDIEPEVVCGAIKWLILEKQKPDGIFQEDAPVIHKEMVGGYQGAEPEVSLTAFVLIALQEAREICKDRVNSLDGSIAKAAEYLSRQYQSLARPYTVALTSYALALTGKLNSEKILMKVSKEGNRWEERNAHTYNIEGTSYALLALLRMEKTELTGPVVRWLAKQNYFGGGYGSTQATILVFQALAQYQISMPHQQELSLDVSILLPRRASPIKYRIENRNALVARSAETKWNEDFTVKAEGAGKGTMTVVTIYNARVPERDNTCDSFHLRVQVDDVKTGKQQEGVIRSVKITICMRYLDNVDATMSILDISMLTGFTPDLDDLKRLSQGVDRYISKYEIDKAPSDRGNLIIYLDKVSHQDEECLTFKAHQVFQVGLIQPASVTVYSYYKIDDRCTRFYHPDKNAGQLNKICHGDVCRCAEEKCFVQHKDSAITVNQRIEDACEPGVDYVYKARLMEAKELPAYDSYVMTILSVIKMGTDEDPAGSNRTFVSHWQCRDALSLKPGKDYLIWGLGTDLWSTGAHFSYLIGKDTWLEQWPSEVECQEPELQTLCQDFVEFAEAMTLFGCPT, encoded by the exons ATGGTGGGTCCTCCTGGATTGGCCAAGTCCAGGGAATGTCAGGACGTTGGGTCCTCCTGCAGTGGTCAAGTCCAGGGAACGTCGGAACGGTGGGTCCTCCTGGAGCGGCCAAGTCCAGGGAATGTTGGGATGGCGGGTCCTCCTGGACTGGCCAAGTCCAGGGAACGTCGGAACGGTGGGTCCTCCTGGACTGGCCAAGTCCAGGGAACGTCGGAACAGTGGGTCCTCCTGCGGCAGTCAAGTCCAGGGAACGTTGGGATGGCGGGTCCTCCTGCAGCGGTCAAGTCCAGGGAATGTTGGGATGGCGGGTCCTCCTGGACTGGCCAAGTCCAGGGAACGTTGGAACGGTGGGTCCTCCTGCAGCGGTCAAGTCCAGGGAACGTTGGGATGGCGGGTCCTCCCGGAGCGGCCAAGTCCAGGGAATGTCGGGATGGTGGGTCCTCCTGGAGTGGCCAAGTCCAGGGAATGTCAGGACGTTGGGTCCTCCTGCAGCGGTCAAGTCCAGGGAACGTCGGAATAGTGGGTCCTCCTGGTCCGGCCAAGTCCAGGGAATGTCGGGATGGTGTGTCCTCCTGGACTGGCCGAGTCCAGGGAAC gCTGTCGATGGTGACGCCGGCGGTGCTGCGGCTGGACGCCGAGGAGCTGGTGGTGCTGGAAGCGCCGGGGCTGACCACTGCCACCGAGGCCACCGTGGTGGTGCAGGATTTTCCCCTCAAGCGCCAGGTCCTCTACCAGGTCCGCGTGGGGCTCAGCCCCGCCGACGGCATGCTGGGCAGCGCCGCCATCAAG CTGTCGGCCAAGGCGCTGCCACGGGAGTCGGGGAAGCAGTACATCTCGGTGCAGGCCCGCTTCCCCCAGACCACCCTggagaaggtgctgctggtgtcaCCCCAGAGCGGCCACATCTTCGTGCAGACCGACAAGCCCATCTACACCCCCGGCTCCACGG TACTCTGCCGCTTCTTCGCCCTGGGCCACCACATGGAGCCCATTCCCAAGACAATCATCGTGGAGGTCAAG ACTGCAGAGGGGATCATCGTCAAGCAAATGCCCGTCTCCTCGCCCATGAAGACGGGCATCTTCTCCCTCAACCACAACCTACCTGAGGTCGTCAG CTTGGGGACATGGACAGTGTTGGCCAAATTTGAAGACTCGCCAGAGCAGGTCTTCAGCACCCAATTTGAAGTCAAGGAGTATG TGCTGCCGAGCTTCGAGGTCATCCTGGAGCCGGAGGAGAAATTCCTCTACATCGACCGGCAGGAGGATTTCCGGGTGTCCATCACGGCCAG GTACCTCTACGGGAAGCGCCTGCATGGCACAGCCTTCGTCCTCTTCGGTGTGATGGTGGATGACGAGAGGAAGAGCATCCCGCAGTCCCTGCGGAGGGTGCAG GTCACCGATGGGGATGGAGAGGCCGTGCTGCCCATGGCCGTGCTGCGACAACGCTTCGCCAACCCCCAGGAGCTGGTGGGCCACTCGCTCTACATCTCCGTCACTGTCCTCACCGAGTCTG GCAGTGACATGGTGGAAGCACAGCGCACGGGCATCCACATCGTGACGTCCCCATACCAGATCCACTTCACCCGCACGCCCAAGTACTTCAAGCCGGGGATGCCCTTCGAGCTCATG GTCTATGTCACCAACCCTGATAAGTCGCCGGCTGCGCGCATCCCTGTCAAGGCCGAAGGCTTCCAGGGCCTCGTGTCCACACAGCGCGATGGCACTGCCAAGCTCATCCTCAACATGCCGGCCAACATGGCCACCGTCCCCATCACC GTGCGGACGGCGCAGCCGGGGCTGCCCGAGGGCCGCCAGGCCAGCCGCGCCATGCAGGCCGAGGCGTACCGCAGCCAGGGAGACTCCGGCAACTTCCTCCACCTGGCCGTGACGGCCACCGAGCTGCAGCCTGGTGACAACCTCCCCGTGAACTTCCACCTCAAGAGCAACAACCCCTCCGTCCGCAACGGCGTCACCTACTTCACCTACATC ATTCTGAGCAAGGGGCACATCGTGCGTgtggggcggcagcggcgcgagGCCGGCCAGAGCCTTGTCACCATGTCGCTGCCCGTGACGACCAGCCTCATCCCCTCCTTCCGCATCGTGGCCTACTACCACGTGGTGCCGGGGGAGATCGTTGCTGACTCCGTCTGGGTCGACGTCAAGGACACCTGCATGGGCACT CTGGTGGTGAAGGGAGCCACGGAGGCAGACAACCGGGTGCACGAGCCGGGGACGCCCATGAGGCTCCGCATCGAGGGTGACCACAAAGCCCAGGTGGGGCTGGTGGCTGTGGACAAGGGTGTCTTCGTCCTCAACAGCAAGCACAAGCTGACGCAGTCCAAG GTGTGGGACACAGTGGAGCAGAGCGACATCGGCTGCACGCCGGGCAGCGGGAAGGACAACGTGGGGGTCTTCGCCGACGCCGGCTTGAGCCTGGTCACCAACATAAAGATTGACACACCGCAGCGAGCAG AGGTCCAGTGCCCAAAGCGAGCAAGACGCAAGCGCAACTCCCTGCAGCTCATTGAGTACAAGGGCAACAAAG CGGCCGAGTACGAGGATGGGCAGCTACGGAAGTGCTGTGAGGACGGCATGCAGGAGAACCCCATGGGCCACAGCTGCGAGAAGCGGGCCACCTACATCCTGGAGGGCAGCGCCTGCGTTAAGGCCTTCCTCGACTGTTGCAACTACATCAAGACCATCCGCGAGCAGAAGCAGCGTAACTTGCACCTCCAGCTGGCCCGAA GCGAGGTGGATGACCAGTTCTTGGCTGACGAGGACATCACCTCGCGGAGCCTCTTCCCTGAGAGCTGGCTGTGGCAGGTGGAGCCACTGACAGAGGCGCCCAACGAGCTTGG CATCTCCGCGAAGACACTGCCCATATACCTGAAGGACTCCATCACCACCTGGGAGGTCCTGGCTGTCAGCCTCTCTCCAACCAAGG GACTCTGCGTGGCCGACCCCTATGAGATCACGGTGATGAAGGAGTTCTTTATCGACCTGCGCCTGCCCTACTCGGTGGTGAGGAACGAGCAGGTGGAAGTCCGTGCCATCCTCTACAACTACTGGGAGCGTGACATCAAG GTGCGTGTGGAGCTGATGCACAACCCAGCCAtctgcagcgcctcctcctccaaGACCCGCTACCAGCAGATCTTTGTCCTGAAAGCCCAGTCGTCACGGGTCGTGCCCTTCATCCTCGTGCCCTTGCACCTGGGGCTGCATGATGTTGAGGTCAAGGCGGCTGTGTGGGGCAGCTTTGTGGCCGATGGTGTCAAGAAGAAGCTCAAAGTTGTG GCCGAAGGGATGAAGCTGGAGAAGACAGTGAAGATTGTTGAGCTGGACCCAAAGTCGCGGGGAATCA acgGTGTGCAGGAAGAGAAGGTCTCGGCAGCAAACCTCTCTGACATTGTCCCCAACACCGAGTCGGAGACCAAAGTCAGCATCCAAG GCAACCCTGTGGCCATCATCGTGGAGAAAGCCATTGATGGGGCCAACCTCAAGCACCTCATCGTGACGCCGGCGGGCTGTGGTGAGCAGAACATGATTGGCATGACGCCCACCGTCATCGCCACCCACTACCTGGACAGCACAGCACAGTGGGAGACCGTCAGCATCGACCGCCGTGCTGAGGCCATTGCCTTGATTAAAAAGG GTTACACCCAGCAACTGGCTTTCCGGAAAGCTGACAACTCCTATGCTGCCTTCAACAACCGGCCATCGAGCACCTG GCTGACGGCGTATGTGGCCAAAGTCTTTGCTATGGCTATCAAGCTGGTGGACATTGAGCCTGAGGTGGTGTGTGGGGCCATCAAATGGCTCATCCTGGAGAAGCAGAAGCCGGACGGGATTTTCCAAGAGGATGCTCCTGTCATCCACAAGGAGATGGTG GGAGGGTACCAGGGTGCCGAGCCCGAAGTGTCACTGACGGCCTTCGTCCTCATCGCACTGCAGGAAGCCCGGGAGATCTGCAAGGACCGCGTCAAC agcTTGGATGGGAGCATTGCCAAAGCCGCTGAATACCTGAGCCGGCAGTACCAGTCCCTGGCCAGGCCCTACACGGTGGCCCTGACCTCCTATGCTCTGGCCCTAACAGGGAAGCTCAACAGCGAGAAGATTCTCATGAAGGTCTCCAAAG AGGGCAACCGCTGGGAGGAACGTAATGCCCACACCTACAACATCGAGGGCACGTCCTATGCCCTGCTTGCCCTGCTGCGTATGGAGAAGACGGAGCTCACAGGACCTGTTGTCCGCTGGCTCGCCAAGCAGAACTACTTTGGTGGTGGCTACGGCTCCACGCAG GCCACCATCCTGGTGTTCCAAGCTCTGGCCCAGTACCAGATTTCCATGCCGCACCAGCAGGAGCTCAGCCTTGACGTGTCGATACTGCTGCCGCGGCGTGCCAGCCCCATCAAATACCGTATCGAGAACCGCAATGCCCTGGTGGCCCGCTCTGCTGAG ACCAAGTGGAATGAGGACTTCACAGTGAAAGCTGAGGGCGCAGGCAAGGGGACGATGACAGTGGTGACCATCTACAATGCCAGGGTCCCTGAAAGGGACAACACGTGTGACAGCTTTCACCTGCGGGTACAGGTGGATGACGTGAAGACGG GCAAGCAGCAGGAAGGGGTCATCCGGTCCGTCAAGATCACCATCTGCATGAG GTACCTGGACAATGTGGATGCCACCATGTCCATCCTCGATATCTCCATGCTCACGGGCTTCACCCCTGATCTCGACGACCTGAAACGG CTTTCACAGGGGGTAGACAGATACATTTCCAAGTACGAGATCGACAAAGCGCCCTCGGACCGCGGCAACCTCATCATCTACCTTGACAAG gtgTCCCACCAGGACGAAGAGTGTCTCACCTTCAAGGCCCACCAGGTTTTCCAGGTGGGGCTGATCCAGCCTGCGTCTGTCACCGTCTACAGCTACTACAAGATTG ACGACCGCTGCACCCGTTTCTACCACCCGGACAAGAACGCTGGGCAGCTGAACAAGATCTGCCACGGGGACGTGTGCCGCTGCGCCGAAG aAAAATGCTTCGTGCAGCACAAGGACAGTGCCATCACTGTCAACCAACGGATTGAGGATGCCTGTGAGCCGGGAGTTGACTATG TGTACAAGGCAAGGCTGATGGAGGCGAAGGAGTTGCCAGCTTACGACAGCTACGTCATGACCATCCTCTCTGTCATCAAGATGG
- the LOC106487487 gene encoding adhesion G protein-coupled receptor E3-like: protein MSIRCDAVLTDVEEGTGAVAFIAYSELEAVLNVGSTEEGTPPGRLNSHVVSCTVGKPTNLSKPFNFTLRHKTEQREDEEARCVSWQSAGGQGYWSEKDCERLAGNRFYTTCGCWHLSSFAILMAVSDIQEDFALKLVTYVGLSLSVLCLFLAILTFLLCRSLWNVSVALHLQLSICLFVADILFLVAMHHIRNRLACAMLASLLHYLFLACFTWMFLEGLHLFLTVRNLRVVNYTSASRFKKRYMYPTGYGVPALIVAVSIAINPSGYGTDKHCWLTTEGGFVWSFIGPVCAIILVNLVFFLTTLWILRDKLSTLNKDVSSLKSTRMLTFKALAHVLLLGCTWGLGLLQTRSSTLLVAFLFTGLNSLQGVFIFIVHCLLNQQVMEQYQRWLQAFSSKTETTELTMTSMNITSVTEGDRPVTRGSEGCKWQE, encoded by the exons ATGAGCATCCGCTGCGACGCGGTGCTCACCGACGTCGAGGAAG GCACCGGCGCCGTGGCCTTCATCGCCTACAGCGAGCTGGAGGCAGTGCTCAACGTCGGCAGCACCGAGGAGGGGACGCCGCCAGGACGCCTCAACTCCCACGTGGTCAGCTGCACCGTGGGCAAGCCCACGAACCTCTCCAAACCCTTCAACTTCACCCTGCGGCACAAGACG GAGCAGCGCGAGGATGAGGAGGCGCGCTGCGTGTCCTGGCAGTCGGCAGGTGGCCAAGGCTACTGGTCAGAGAAGGACTGTGAGCGCCTGGCTGGCAACCGGTTCTACACCACCTGTGGCTGCTGGCATCTCTCCAGCTTCGCCATCCTCATGGCTGTCAGCGACATCCAG GAGGACTTCGCCCTGAAACTGGTCACCTACGTGGGGCTGTCGCTCTCGGTGCTCTGCCTCTTCCTTGCCATCCTCACCTTCCTCCTGTGCCGCTCCCTCTGGAACGTCAGCGTTGccctccacctgcagctcagcATCTGCCTCTTCGTGGCTGACATCCTCTTCCTCGTGGCCATGCACCACATCAGGAATCGG CTGGCATGCGCCATGTTGGCCAGCCTCCTCCACTACCTCTTCCTCGCCTGCTTCACCTGGATGTTCCTGGAGGGCTTGCACCTCTTCCTCACCGTCAGGAACCTACGGGTGGTCAACTACACCAGTGCCAGCCGCTTCAAGAAGCGGTACATGTACCCCACAGGCTACGGCGTGCCGGCCCTGATAGTGGCAGTCTCCATCGCCATCAACCCCAGCGGCTACGGGACCGACAAGCA CTGCTGGCTGACCACAGAGGGAGGATTCGTGTGGAGCTTCATTGGGCCGGTCTGTGCTATCATCCTG GTTAACCTGGTGTTTTTTCTCACCACCCTCTGGATCCTGCGGGACAAGCTGTCCACCCTCAACAAGGATGTCTCCTCCCTCAAAAGCACGAG GATGCTGACGTTCAAGGCACTCGCCCACGTCCTCCTCCTGGGCTGCACGTGGGGCCTGGGCTTGCTGCAGACACGCTCCAGCACCCTGCTCGTGGCCTTCCTCTTCACCGGCCTCAACAGCCTCCAAGGAGTCTTCATCTTCATCGTGCACTGCCTCCTCAACCAGCAG GTGATGGAGCAGTACCAGCGGTGGCTACAGGCATTCAGCTCCAAAACGGAGACCACGGAGCTGACGATGACGTCAATGAACATCACCTCCGTCACG GAAGGGGACAGGCCCGTGACCCGGGGCAGCGAAGGCTGCAAGTGGCAGGAATGA
- the VAV1 gene encoding proto-oncogene vav has product METWRQCTHWLVAARVLPPGHRANSPGGRVSDLAQALRDGVLLCHLLNTLLPHAVHPRDINPRPQMSQFLCLKNIRTFLAACADKFGLRKHQLFGAFDLFDVQDFGKVIDTLSTLSWTPIAQSKGFTPFPAEDIVGDDDVYSGLSDLIDDTAEEDDDLYDCVEAEGTDGDDIYEDLMRTEPALSPQHKAPGVDKQLCCLQEIWQTEEKYTETLESICQHFLRPLRRFLQPQDLESIFINIEDLLQLHRLFLEELRAALGGSGGGQGLPPLFLAYKERFLLYGRYCSQVEAASRRLDHLATATDLRMKLQECSQRANNGRFSLRDLLMVPMQRVLKYHLLLQELVKHTPDPTEKENLRVALDAMRDLAQCVNEVKRDNETLKQITNFQLSIENMPQSLAQFGRPKIDGELKVSSTERRTKADRYGFLLDKALIICKRRGDSFEAKDVVDLHSHQLRDGGLGPRDGKKWTHTFLLIDTAGLQGYELFFKTHELKKKWMEQFEMALSNIFPEHALADGHEFQMFSFEDTTSCKACQMLLRGIFYQGYRCSRCRAPAHKECLGRVGPCGKSGHDSAAARKNKLQRPGPEKKRGDLGLPKMEASQPYSGIPPPPGNIGPSLRLSPGDIVEVMKAEVEQLWWQGRNAATGEAGWFPCSAVRPYVCTPLPDLSVFLWYAGPMERGEAEQLLTSRSDGTFLVRQRVKDAGEFAISIKYRAEIKHIKVMTAEGLYRVTEKKAFKGLVELVEFYQRNSLKDCFKALDTALQFPFKEPEHRVSPRPPGAVRYFGSAKVRYDFCARDRTELTLKEGDVIRILSKKGHSGWWKGEIYGRVGWFPANYVEEDYSEYC; this is encoded by the exons ATGGAGACCTGGCGCCAGTGCACCCACTGGCTGGTGGCCGCCCGGGTGCTGCCCCCGGGCCACCGGGCTAACAGCCCCGGGGGTCGGGTGTCGGACCTGGCGCAGGCGCTGCGCGACGGCGTCCTGCTCTGCCACCTCCTCAACACGCTGCTGCCCCACGCCGTGCACCCCCGTGACATCAACCCCCGGCCCCAGATGTCCCAG TTCCTCTGCCTGAAGAACATCCGAACCTTCCTGGCTGCCTGCGCCGACAAGTTCGGGCTCCGCAAGCACCAGCTCTTCGGCGCCTTCGACCTCTTCGACGTGCAGGACTTCGGCAAG GTGATTGACACCCTCTCAACGCTGTCATGGACCCCCATCGCCCAGAGCAAAGGCTTCAC GCCCTTCCCAGCCGAGGACATCGTTGGGGACGACGACGTCTACAGTGGCCTCTCAGACCTCATCGA CGACACGGCGGAGGAGGACGACGATCTCTACGACTGCGTCGAGGCCGAAGGCACTGACGGCGATGACATCTATGAGGACCTCATGCGGACGGAG CCTGCCCTGTCCCCGCAGCACAAGGCGCCCGGGGTGGacaagcagctctgctgcctccagGAGATCTGGCAGACGGAGGAGAAGTACACGGAGACGCTGGAGTCCATCTGCCAg cACTTCCTGCGGCCCCTCCGGCgcttcctgcagccccaagacCTGGAGAGCATCTTCATCAACATCGAG gatctGCTCCAGCTGCACCGGCTCTTCCTGGAGGAGCTGCGGGCGGCgctgggggggtccggggggggccAGGGGCTGCCCCCCCTCTTCCTCGCCTACAAGGAgag GTTCCTGCTCTACGGCCGCTACTGCAGCCAGGTCGAAGCCGCCTCGCGCCGCCTCGACCATCTGGCGACCGCCACCGACCTCCGCATGAAGCTGCAG GAGTGCTCCCAGCGGGCCAACAACGGGCGCTTCTCGCTGCGGGACCTGCTCATGGTGCCCATGCAGCGGGTGCTCAAGTACCACCTGCTGCTCCAG GAGCTGGTGAAGCACACGCCGGATCCCACTGAGAAGGAGAACCTGCGGGTCGCGCTGGATGCCATGAGG GACCTGGCGCAGTGCGTGAACGAGGTGAAGCGCGACAACGAGACGCTGAAGCAGATCACGAACTTCCAGCTCAGCATCGAGAACATG CCCCAGTCGCTGGCCCAGTTCGGGCGCCCCAAGATCGACGGGGAGTTGAAGGTTTCCAGCACCGAGAGGCGAACCAAGGCTGACAG GTACGGGTTCCTGCTGGACAAGGCCCTCATCATCTGCAAGCGCCGGGGGGACTCGTTCGAGGCGAAGGACGTCGTGGACCTTCACAGTCACCAGCTGCGAGATGGTGGGCTGGGCCCCCGCGATGGCAAGAAG TGGACCCACACCTTCCTGCTGATCGACACAGCTGGGCTGCAGGGCTACGAGCTCTTCTTCAAGACCCACGAGCTCAAGAAGAAGTGGATGGAGCAGTTCGAGATGGCCCT CTCCAACATCTTCCCCGAGCACGCCCTGGCTGACGGGCATGAGTTCCAGATGTTCTCCTTCGAGGATACCACATCCTGCAAGGCCTGCCAGATGTTGCTGCG GGGCATCTTCTACCAGGGCTATCGGTGCAGCCGGTGCCGGGCCCCGGCCCACAAGGAATGTCTAGGGCGCGTGGGGCCCTGCGGCAAGAGCGGCCATG ATTCGGCTGCAGCCAGAAAG AACAAGCTGCAGCGGCCGGGCCCGGAGAAGAAGCGGGGTGACCTGG GGCTGCCCAAGATGGAGGCGAGCCAGCCCTACAGCGGCATCCCCCCACCGCCGGGGAACATAGGGCCCTCCTTGCGCCTCAGTCCCGGGGACATTGTGGAGGTGATGAAGGCAGAGGTCGAGCAGCTCTGGTGGCAG GGCAGGAACGCGGCCACCGGTGAGGCCGGCTGGTTCCCCTGTTCAGCTGTCCGGCCCTACGTCTGC ACGCCGCTCCCGGACCTCTCTGTCTTCCTCTG GTACGCAGGCCCCATGGAGCGTGGGGAGGCTGAGCAGCTGCTGACGTCCCGCTCAGACGGCACCTTCCTGGTACGGCAGCGGGTGAAGGACGCCGGCGAGTTTGCCATCAGTATCAA GTACCGTGCAGAGATCAAACACATCAAGGTCATGACAGCGGAGGGGCTGTATCGTGTCACTGAGAAGAAGGCCTTCAAAGGGCTGGTG GAGCTGGTGGAGTTTTACCAGCGCAACTCGCTCAAGGACTGCTTCAAAGCCCTCGACACGGCCCTGCAGTTCCCCTTCAAGGAGCCTGAGCACCGGGTCAGCCCCCGGCCACCTG GCGCTGTGCGCTACTTCGGCTCGGCCAAGGTCCGCTACGACTTCTGCGCCCGGGACCGCACGGAGCTGACGCTCAAGGAGGGCGACGTCATCCGCATCCTGAGCAAGAAGGGCCACTCGGGCTGGTGGAAAGGGGAGATCTACGGGCGG GTCGGCTGGTTTCCCGCAAACTACGTGGAGGAAGATTACTCGGAGTATTGCTGA